One Bacteroidales bacterium genomic window, TTACTACCGGCTGGTGAAGATATTGCTCAAACACCGGAATCGGGAAGTCTTGAACGACGCTTCAGAACTGCTTAAGAAGGAATTGCAGAAAATGTTCGGCTATCGCGTGCTGGGCCCCCAGGATCCTTTGATCGGAAGGGTGCAGAACTATCATCTGAAGCATGTGATCATTAAAATCGAAAAGGAAAAGTCACCGAGCAAGTCAAAGGAGCTCATCCGAAAAATCACTACCAAAGTTCAGTCCTCGGAAAAATTCAAGTCTCTGCAGGTGCATTACGATGTGGACCCGCTGTAAGGAACTCGTTTACGGGGAGAATAATTTTGGTACCTTCAAATTTCCCTAAAAGACTTATGTATTTAAATGTTTACATTGATCTCACTTTCTGCTTTGAATGGGTTGCTCCTGTTCTTCCTATAAAACCGAAATATTTAAGTGCATACAAGCATTCCCCACTCCGGCCTTCCATGAGCCAGTGAAGGGTTGGTGACTTTTTGTTTTGATCCCTTATTTCTGCTTCAGAGAGGTGGCCGAAATAACGAAAGATTTCTTTTTCCGAGAGGTTTAATTTCTTCCAGTAGCGTTCTGCCAGTTTTTTACCGTAATAGGGTGAAAACCTACCTTCTCTAACTGCCTCATAAATCCGGCGAATTGAGAAGACGGCGAACCTGATTGCTTTTTTTCTTGTCTGTTTTGTTTTCATTGGTCAAGGTTTTTATATCTACTTTACGATATAAAGCATTATAATGTTCTATTTTATAGGAAAAAATTAATTATTATTTTTACTCCTCCGGGTATATCCAGTTTTCTGGCAGTTTCCCTGTCGATTTCTTTTACATTTATACCCAGAATATCCAGTATGGCTTTATCTTCTTTTTTTACCATACGGGTTTCTCCTTCCTGGTTGCGCAAGGGCACTTCAAATTCCATCTTTTTCGCGAACCGGTCAACCAACAAGGTAACTTTGTCTCCGGGACGCTTCTGACTGATGATCTCCAACAATTCACCGGATGATTTTACTGACTGGCCATTAACTTCAAGAATGACATCACCTGGTTTGATTCCTGCATCTCCCGCAGCGCTGTTTTCCATGAGGCTATCCACGTAAACACAAACTTAATATACATTTAAAAACATTTAATGATGTTTATTGTATTTTAGTAAGGAACATTTAACCAAAACAAAAGACCATGAAATATTCCATATCGTTCATTAAAGTCATAATACTTATTTACCTTGTGCTCTTCGGAATATACGGATGCAGTCCATCCGGTGAGGAAAATAATGGCACCAGGGGCCACAACCACACCCATCAGGGAGAGCCGGGTGAATACCCAACTCATTATCCTGACCGCATCAATGTAACCTGGAACGGAGATCCGGCTACATCCTTTGCGGTTACCTGGCGTACAGATTCTACCATAGAACAGGGCGAGGCACATATTGCACCCTCCACGCCCGCACCGCAATTCTATCGACATGCCGAGACCTTTGATTCGGAGGTTACTCGTTTGGAATCAGGCAAGATAGAAGGTGACGGCATAAGTGCCAACTATCATACGGTTGTTTTTGAAGGATTAAAACCCAATACATTATATGCTTACAAGGTTGGTCATAAGGGGCACTGGAGCGAATGGTTCCAGATACGCACGGCCAGCCGGGAGCAGGAACCGTTTAGTTTTATATATGTCGGCGATGCCCAGAATGGGATTTTGTCCCACTGGTCAAGGTCGATCAG contains:
- a CDS encoding primosomal protein N', producing the protein YYRLVKILLKHRNREVLNDASELLKKELQKMFGYRVLGPQDPLIGRVQNYHLKHVIIKIEKEKSPSKSKELIRKITTKVQSSEKFKSLQVHYDVDPL
- a CDS encoding PDZ domain-containing protein, whose protein sequence is MENSAAGDAGIKPGDVILEVNGQSVKSSGELLEIISQKRPGDKVTLLVDRFAKKMEFEVPLRNQEGETRMVKKEDKAILDILGINVKEIDRETARKLDIPGGVKIIINFFL